A genome region from Brassica oleracea var. oleracea cultivar TO1000 chromosome C2, BOL, whole genome shotgun sequence includes the following:
- the LOC106324684 gene encoding zinc finger A20 and AN1 domain-containing stress-associated protein 7, with amino-acid sequence MSSEQNNSTSFPPTEPKLCDNGCGFFGSPSNMNLCSKCYRSLRAEEDQTAVAKAAVKNSLKLPSCSLIITPEQKQPLETKPASVVVTAEPSSVPIATGQEEAEPSKPARTNRCFSCNKKVGVMGFKCKCGSTFCGSHRYPEKHECSFDFKEVGRDAIAKANPVIKADKVERI; translated from the coding sequence ATGAGCTCTGAGCAAAACAACAGCACAAGCTTCCCACCAACTGAGCCAAAACTCTGCGACAACGGATGCGGTTTCTTCGGGTCACCTTCCAACATGAACCTCTGTTCCAAATGCTACAGAAGTCTCCGAGCCGAGGAAGATCAAACCGCCGTAGCAAAAGCTGCTGTCAAGAACTCACTTAAGCTTCCATCTTGCAGTCTCATTATCACACCAGAGCAAAAACAGCCTCTTGAAACCAAACCAGCCTCTGTTGTTGTAACCGCTGAGCCGTCTTCAGTTCCTATAGCCACGGGACAGGAGGAGGCAGAGCCGTCGAAACCTGCGCGGACGAACAGGTGTTTCAGCTGTAACAAGAAGGTTGGAGTTATGGGGTTTAAGTGCAAATGCGGTAGCACGTTTTGCGGGAGCCATAGGTACCCGGAGAAGCACGAGTGTAGCTTCGATTTCAAAGAAGTTGGACGTGATGCAATCGCAAAGGCCAATCCTGTGATCAAGGCGGATAAAGTCGAAAGGATATGA